A single Homalodisca vitripennis isolate AUS2020 unplaced genomic scaffold, UT_GWSS_2.1 ScUCBcl_4784;HRSCAF=11160, whole genome shotgun sequence DNA region contains:
- the LOC124373095 gene encoding gustatory and pheromone receptor 32a-like, translating into MRQRNPPHLRHNQDRNVNDRINSLMIAYHLLCDAVGQANDFYSDLLLASIFYGFLRVTSCLYLLFIYLVIKDETGVIIAIFWTLSMTCYLCMIVSSSSDVTRVAQETKPVISKVITNPNINPGLRKELNSFLFQLTKKHLEFYAGGFFKVNKQMLTSMAATVATNLVILIQFQTQPNKYN; encoded by the coding sequence ATGCGACAACGGAATCCACCACATCTACGTCACAATCAGGATCGTAACGTCAATGACAGGATCAACTCTCTCATGATCGCTTACCATTTGCTTTGTGATGCTGTAGGCCAAGCCAATGATTTCTACAGTGACCTGTTACTGGCCTCCATCTTCTATGGCTTTCTACGTGTCACTTCCTGTCTATATTTGCTCTTCATATATCTTGTAATTAAAGACGAAACAGGAGTTATTATAGCGATATTTTGGACACTGTCTATGACATGTTACCTATGTATGATCGTCTCCTCAAGCTCTGACGTCACTCGAGTGGCTCAGGAGACGAAACCAGTAATCAGCAAGGTGATAACCAACCCAAACATAAACCCGGGACTGAGGAAAGAGTTGAATTCATTTTTGTTCCAGCTGACAAAGAAACACCTAGAGTTTTATGCAGGAGGattttttaaagtcaacaaaCAAATGTTGACATCGATGGCAGCTACTGTGGCTACTAATCTGGTAATACTCATTCAATTCCAGACTCAACCAAACAAATACAATTAG